The window TCATCTAAAAATATTCGTTTACCGAAATGTTTGGCAAACGAATGTAAAAAGCAATTTAATATCCAATTCGTGGTAAAATATATATTGAAAGGGGCTGGCATCTATGGAATTAGGCTTAAAAAAAGATGAAGTAAGGTTAGCAGAGTATACCCCAGAATGGGCGGATGAATTTCAGAAGGTAAGAGAGGAGATTTGTTTGAAGACCGGTCTTAGTACGGACAGAATCGAGCATATCGGCAGCACAGCCATTTTGGGAATGCCGGCAAAGCCAATTATTGACCTTTTAGTTGGAATAGATGATCTCAAAGCCCTTGATAAGCAAATCATATCCAGTTTAAAAGAATGTGGCTTTTTAAGATTAAAAGTTGAACGCCCCGGAGAAATCGTATTTGCCAAATATACAGACACGACCTACGAAGTGAAAACACACTTTATTCACATGGTTGACTATCAACAGGATTTATGGAAAGACCTGACTTTCTTCCGCGATTACTTAAATGCGAACGAAACGGCCAGACAACAATATCTTACTATCAAGCTTGCATACTTGGAAAACGGCTCGACCGGCATAAATGAATACACTGCCTTCAAAGAGGAGTTTGTCAGAGGAATCTTTAAAAATAGGCAAGAAAAATGAGGATTCGTTTCAAGTAAACCCTAATTCATAGAGTTAACACGATGGTCTCTATTAAACTAAATACCCCTTCATCAAGGCTATTGCCTTCTTGAAGGGGTGCTGTTTAATTGAATATTATTTTACACGCGCAAAACCAAAACCGGAGGCATAGTCATCTCCAGTAGCTGCTCCATAACCACCATTGATGTCATACAATTTAGCTCTTCTTTGCAGTTCTGTGCGAAGAGTCTTGTTCGTGTAGGATAAGTTGGAAGACCAAATCTTAGCAGCAAGCCCGGCTACGTGCGGAGTTGCCATTGACGTGCCGCTGATAGTATTGTAGTTTCCATCGTACCAAGTAGATTCAATTGCTGCACCTGGAGCGGAAATTTCAACGTCTTTTTCCTGAATAATATAGTCACCATCAGTGTTAGGGTTGCCGCGTGAAGAGAAGTTGGCAACACGGTATGTACCGTTTTGCTGAACATTCTCAAGAGCAGCAACCGCTACAGCGTTAACCAGCGCACCAGGGTAGCCAATTGTGTTGGCTGCATAACCGGAGTTCCCTGCAGCTGCTACTACAAGGACATTCTTGCTGTATGCATAGTCAACTGCGGATGCAATCATTGTATCTTTGCCGCTTGACCCTAGTGACATATTAATTACCACTTTTGAACCTGTCGCAGTAGCCTGGTCGGCAACATGGCGGATAGCACCAGCGATATCATCTGAATATCCAGATCCGCTGTCAGTCAAAACTTTATAAGCCCAAAGCTTTGCCTGTGGGGCCACACCATAGACACCATAGCCATCATCCGCACCGTCTGCCAGAACGGTTCCAGCAACGTGTGTACCATGTCCGTTACGGTCCGTGCAAGTACCATTTACAATAGGAGAGGATGTTTGCGTAAAGTCCTTACACTGTTCAGCCTGGCCTCGCAAATCATAGTGATTTGTATAAACACCCGTATCAAGAACAGCTACCTTAATGCCTGAACCGCCGGACGTTGCTGTTACGTATGGATCATTATAAATAGCTTGTATGCCCCATGGAGTGCGGTCGCTTGGCAAGGAAGTGATTGCATTGGCTGCCACATCCTTTTTGACGGCAGGGTTTTCTCTGCTGTCTAAAGCCACTTCCTGAACCTGTTCAATTTTCAGATTCTTATTTTTCAACAATGCTTGATATTGCTTTTCGTTTACTTCAGTTGTGAAACCTTCCGCACCGAAATCCCAGCGTGGCTTGTAGCTTTGTTTCGCTTTAGCCATTTCAGAGCTGGCCCCCTTGATTACAACGCGGTACGTTTCCTTCGAAGCCCCCTCCGGACCTTGACCGCTAGCTCCAGCAGCAAACAGTGAGAGCCCCATAGACAGCGCCAACAGCGCCAATCCAAACTTAGTTCTCTTCTTCATTGTATTTCTCCTCTCCACCTTTGGTATGTACAGCACAGCATTTTTTCCGGCTGTAATTTAGAGTGTATTCAGAAAGTTTGTGCAGCGCAATTATTCATGTGCCCGCTTCTGTTGGGAAAATTAAAGGAGAAAATCGAAGAGGAACTATGGTTCGCAGTTGGGAAAATTTTTGGGGAGGTTTAATTTATATTCTGTGTTATCGAGGCAATTAAAGAGTTCCTTTGGGGATGGATAAGCGATTGCTCACCCCTTTTTTCACAAAAAAAAGACCCTTTAAAGCAGGTCCCTTATCTGTGGCTCTTTTCGTTTTTTTAAACATCAAGCTTGTATTGTTGTAAAATTGTCTCCAGTTTGATTGCCTTTGTCATATCTCCTTTAATCTTCAGCTTGCCTGTCATGAAAGCCATTGTTCCATTCAGCTTACCTGCCAAAAATTTGCGGAAACTATCAAATGACATACTTAATGTACAGTCCGCAGGGGACTCAGAACCCTTCACTACTTTTGCCTGTCCTTCCTTAAAATGAAGCTGGTATGTACCCTCCTCATCACCGGAAATATCGAACTGATAAACAGTGTTAATCCCCAAAATCGGATTTGGGTTTTGGTTTACCTCATTTTCAATTTCTCGCAATGTTTCAAATAAATTCATTTTCCTCCCCCCTAAAAATGAATGACCATTCATTCGTTATATATATCTATATTACCTGTAAAGATGTAGATCCACAACTATCAAACTACAAATCAATTCCTTGTACTTCTGCATTTGAGCGATGTTAATAATTACATCCACAAATCATTTTTACAAAATAGTAATAAATCACTATTCAATAGTTATATAATACAATGTTAATATTTAGTTGTGTTATATAACAAACCCCTTGAATTTAAGAAGCCATAATGTTGGAAAAGGAGTGATATATTAGATGAATAAAACAGAGGCTATTGCACGCCGCATACTCGGTTGGAAGCTGAATCGCTGGGACCGCTGGTTTGATTTCGAGAACAGGAAGTTCATCCCTGTATCAGATTTCCAGCCTGACAAGAATCTTGATCATGCCATGCTGATCGTCAAGAAACTTGAGCAGTTTGGATATACTTTTACCAAAAGTGGGGACTCTGAGGTTAGATTTAATCATGTCGGAGGAGCCGGAGCTAACCTGGCAGAGGCTATCACCGATGCAGCCTATTCAATTGCAGACACAAGCTCCCTGCCAGATGGTTGGGTTTAAATGAAGTCCCGTGCCATATACCGCACGGGATTATTTATTATTTTTGGCAAAAAATCATTTGTCTGCCTTCGTGTTCATTTTCTTCAAAGGAAAGCACCTTCCAGCCTTTGAACTCCTCTAGCAGCTCATTCGAACTCAGGCAAAACTTTTTCGACATCCGCTGTGATTGCAGTTCAGGGCTATTAAAGAAAGTCTCAATAAAAACAAATCCGCCTTTTTTTACCCAGCTTTTCACATATGGAAAAAGCGATCTGTCCAAATAATTAGTAATGACCGCTAACTCAAAGGAATCCTCATCAAATGGCAAGCTTTCGTACTCTGTCAGGTCAAAGACTTCAGCATGGATAGGCAGCATATAACTTTTAGCTTGCTCCTGCACATACTGAATCGCAGTATCTGATAGATCGATTGCGCTTACTCTGTAACCAAGCCTGGCCAAGTACAAACTATTGCCTCCCAATCCACAGGCCAAATCCAGTGCTGCCCCTCCTTTTAAATAGGACGCCAGCAAAGCCAGCCGGTCATTTGGGACTGGCATCCTTACCTCCTTCAGTTTTTCTTCATACTTTTCGTTCCATTTCTGCTTGTCTTCCATTTTTCACCTCCGCGGTAATTTTATCCAATTGCTTCTATTATGTCTGACATGCCTTTACATGGGTAAATTTACTATAAAATGTAACTTCTCTCTGTGATGTTTCAACTTATTGACCGTCTTACACACTCCAAGTGATTTTTCCCAGAACTCCCGAATTCGTGAAAGTACACGTCAATTGTTAATGCCCGTTCATGCGGGACAAATGATATACAATATGAATGGAGGGTTTTACATGGTAGGTAATCACAACGGAAATGGCAATAATAACGGCATCGGCGGAATTCCTGTTCCCATTAATATTTTTAATAAGGACCCCGCAAATATTGATGGTGCCAACGATACCAAACTTAATGCAGATCAGTACAAAGTGTATGTAAATGATTCCTTTGTAGGTGAGAAAGCCCTTGAAAGTCCGGGAGAAAATCTTTCGGATATTGATGATTTTATTAAATTGCAAGGCATTACCGACTTTGCAGCATGCCTGGAAGGAAATAAGTACACCATCGAGGCTGATAGCAAGGTTACCGATATCAAGGATACATTGGAAGTATACTTCAATAACCGTTAGGCCTGTTCCTATTTTAACAATAGGTAAACCCCACTTCCAATAGAAGTGGGGTTTACTATTAGTCTTTTAAGGCCTTTCCTATCAGAAGTTCAAATTCTTTGGCAAGCTTCTCGGGTTCATTCGTTAAAATAATTACGTTGTCTCCTTCGATTTCTACGACGTCCCCTGGTACCGCTTGCTTTGGGAAAATCGCTCTTGGGAAAACCTTCGCAGTGCCATCAAGTTTGATGACAGCATGGTCTTCCTCAAATTTATAAAGAATTCCCCTCATTCTGCTCACCCGCTTTATCATTTATTTTTGAATTTCGCTTATTACATAGACTAAGAAGGTATCCCCTAAGCTTCGATGATTTCCTCACTCTTTCTTAGAGCCTCCGGCAGCCCTGTTAGCATGTATGCCATATGACAATTCCTTGCTCAAAATCTGCAAGACGGATGGATTCATTTGGTGCATGAGCCCTCGATTTAACCCAGCCAACGCCAGTACTGATGATGGGAAGTCTGAGTTCTTCCCCAAATATATACATAGGCCCAGTCCCCGCAGAATTCGGGGCAAGGACACAGCCAGCTTCATATACTTCATTGGCTGTCTTCATAACATGCTTTACGAAAGGATGGTTGAAGTCGGAACGGTATGCTTTTTGGCCATTCAGTGATGTAACTTCAACATCACCGAAACCATTCTCAACCAAATGTCTTTTTACACAAGCCACAATATGGTCTGGATCCTGGCCAGGAACGAGCCGGCAATCGAGTTTTGCCTTTGCAAGCTTGGGCAGAACTGTTTTCGAGCCTTCGCCCGTATACCCGCTGACAATGCCGCATATCGTCATTGTCGGATTGAACACCATTGCCTCGCGCGGGTCTTTGCCCTTCGCTGCAGTAATCAGTGGCCTTTTTAGACCGTAAAGTCTCTGAGTTGCCTGTTCGTCGAATGGCAAGGACTTAACCGCATTTATCTCCTCTTCAGTAGGAGGCATAATCCCGTCAAAGAAGCCATCAACCAAAATCTCATTTTGTTCATTTCTCAATGTTGCCAGCGCCTGGACAAGCCGCCATGCCGCATTGTCTACATAAGCTCCGACCGAGGAATGCATATCAATATCTGCCCCCTCACACGTCAACTCAAGGTACGCCATCCCTTTAATCCCCGCGACCGTGTTTATTCGCTCTGCTTCGTCCTTGCCGCCAAACTCCCAGATGCAGGCATCGGCTGCAAAAAGTTCCTTGTATTTTTTCAAATAGGGCTCAAGGTTTGGACTGCCGATTTCCTCTTCGCCTTCAATCAAAAACTTGACATTGCAAGGGAGGCCGCCCATCTCCTTCAGTACCTTAATAGCAGTAAGCCTGGCAACAAGGTCGCCTTTGTTATCCGCCACACCCCTTAAAAGGGCGTCATTTTCTATTATCGGTATAAATGGATCTGACTTCCATTCATCAAGCGGTTCAGGCGGCTGGACATCATAATGGTTGTAAAACAATAACGTCTTTCCTGTATCCCCAAATTCCCCGGCGGCAAAAAATGCATATACAACCGGGTTTCCCCCAAGGTCATTCAGGATTCTAACTTCTCCGCCGGCTTCCTCTATCATCCTAGCAACATAGTCGACTGTTTCTGGAATTCCGAAATTTTGAGCGGAAATCGACGGCAGCTTCAAGTATTCCGTTAATACGCCAAGCGCGGCAGTTACCTTTTCACTTGTTTTCTGTTTTAATTTTTCCAATAACGGTTGTTCCATCGTAAAACTCCCTTCTGGTCATATTTTATATTTCGATACACGAAGGATAATTCCTCTTATAAAAAATACAATACTTTATTTGTATGCAGCAAAATTAGAAACCTGTCCTTTTAACGGCAAAACTCCTCGGACACCATGAAATTTCTCTCATCAGGCCATTTGTGAAATGAGTAAAGAAACTGTGAGACTTTAACTAACGACAAAAAAATACCCAGAACATTGTCTGGGTAAGTAAACTGTTGTGCCGGTACAGTTTCATCTACTTTAGCAGATGGCGCAGCAGCCGTTCCCTGTCTTCAAAAAACTGCTTCATAATGGAATAGTGGGATGTCTCCTCAAGTGTTGTTACATTTATTCCCGCTTCGGTTATCTCAATGATTTTTGCACCTGGATAAGCCATAATGATTGGCGAATGGGTTGAGATAATAAATTGGGATCCTTCATGGACGAGGTCATCAATCCTTGCTAGAAGTGACATCTGCCTTAGCGGAGACAAAGCTGCTTCAGGTTCATCCAAAATATAAAGCCCCTGCCCCTGAAACCTTTCGTTAAAAGCGGCAAAGAAGGATTCACCATGGGACATTTCATGAAGTGAGGTTCCTCCATATGATCCGACTGCATCAATTTGATCAATATTAGTAGCCAAGTTGTAGAAAGTTTCAGCCCTGAAGAAGAAATTGTCAGTCGGCCTATAAGGCCCTTTAACGAGCCGCAAATAATTATGCAAATCGGAATGCGAATCGTAATTGGAAAAATTAAAATTCATTGTTCCGCCTTCCGGATTGAATCCGTAAGCAACGGCAATCCCTTCCAGCAGTGTTGATTTGCCCATCCCATTCTCTCCGACAATATAGGTAACACAGGAATCAAAGGTAATCCCCTTGAAATTCCGAATGATTGGCAGTGTAAACGGATAGCGGTCCTGGCCCACCGCTTCCTCCTCTTTCAGCTGAATTTTCCTGATATATTGGGATTCCCATTCAAGTTTCAATAGTATCCTCCTTTTAACACTATTAATCTTCAGCACCAATAAAGTCCAGGAAAGCTTCCTGGACTGGCACGCAGCTATGTAATTCGATTATATACTTATATAAATAGTAACAGATAAATAGAGTAGATATAGAACTAGTGCAAGGAAAGCACCCGCCCAGCTAGTGTTTCCCTTTGCCTTTAGCCATTCCCTTTTTTCCAGGGGAGTCATGCTGCTTCGGTTCATTTGACTAAAACGGGTTTCGGCATATTTAAAATAAATATAATTCCCTAACAGTCCCATAAGAATCCATAAAGATAACCCAAGGGTAAGAATTAAAACGGTAAAAACGCGGCCATACGGATGTTGATAGTCGCTTAAATAAGCCAGGATATCCAAACCCACAAGCATTCCCATAATTGCAAGGACAGGGGCTGGCATTTTTCTGAATCCGAACCAGACAGGCCCAAACAGGAACGCGGCCCAGTTCCAGCTAAGTTTGGATTCCCTGTCTTCCAGGTGATTCCATTGGCTATGGTAGTATTCATAGTTTTCCCCAATGAAGCATTCCTCCCTTTGGCTTTTTAAAAGAAAGCCTTTTTCATATTCGATATCAGCAGGTGGGACAAAACGCTGTTTGGGCCTTTCGTATATAGACTTTCCGCAATTGGAGCAAACTTTTTCATGGGCGGTGAGATACATTCCGCAAGATGTACAATACATCGGTTATTCCGCCTTCCAACACATGATTTTTAAGCTAAGGCAGTTAGTTTCAACTTTTTTCTGCTCATCATCCTCTTGTAATTTGTTTTTATGTATTTCTTCCTTAGCAGCAATAGGGTCTGTGAAATTTTCCAAGTTAATGGCAGGCAGCAGCAAGCCCAGAAGAAGAATTATAGGGATTAATACATAGGTTTCCATTAATAACTAAGTCTTTTATACTATTCTTCAAGTTAATTGGAAAATCCTTCAAAAATTTACAAAAGACAAGAAATTTTCACATTTTTATAAAAATATAAAAAACCAAGCCCACTTGATTTAGCAGGCTTGGCATTTATTATAAAAAGAAAATCAAAACTTGCGCTATGATTGCAATGAAAATGAGTGCGAACGGATAGGCTGCGGCATAGGCAATCGCAGGGTCATCGCTTTCCATTAGCTGGCTGGCAGCACCGAGGCCAGGCGTGCTTGTCATTCCTCCGCATATCGCTCCGATGGAATGAATGATGCTGAGTTTGAACAGCCTTCTTGATAAAAAGTAGCCGACAATCATTGGAATGATGGTAATCAGAGCACCGCCAAATAACAGGCCGAAGCCTTCCTCCATCACTACCTCAACAACGCCTTGCCCTGCAGTTGTCCCCGCACCTGCCAAGAACAAGACTAGCCCAATATCACCAATGACCTGGTTGGATGGCTGGAAGTAACGTGCCCGGATTGGACCGATTTTCCCGAAATGGCCAATAATAAGTGCGATAAACAGCGGACCACCGGCAACTCCAAGTGTAATCGTCCCGAGCCATGGTATGTTGATAGGGGCCATACCAGCAAGGATGCCTATCAGCAAAATTAAGCTTAATGAAAGAATATGAACATTCGTTACAGTGAGATTTTTACCGCTGAACAGTTTTTCGACATCATTCAATCTATCTTCACTGCTGACTGCAAGGAGAACATCCCCTCGCTCCATGCGCCATTTTGGGCTTTGATTGTATTCAAAGCCGCCCCGTTCAATCCGGGTCACAGTGACTCCATACTTTCTTCTTAGCTCAAGCTCCCTCAATGTCTTGCCAATCATTTCCTCCGCTCCGACGGTAATCTTCCGAGGAACAATATGGTCATGATTTTCAAATTGGGTCTCGGCCTTTACACCGATTTGGCTGCAAAGCTTTTCCACATCCTCTTTTAAGCCTACAGCGACAAGATGGTCTCCGTTCAGGATGACTGTATCCCCCAGTGCAATGATGTTCCGATCCCCGCGAATGACTCGGCTGATAACAACACTGTTGTACTGATTGAACTGCTGATTGAAATGAAGTTCCTTCAAAGTCATCTTGTTCAATGATGGGTTTGTCACCTTGATTGTAATTACTTCAGGCGATTCCTCATTCCGGATTGGTCCAGATGTAGCCTCTAGGTCCTTTTTTAAATCAGTCTTTAACAATTTAGGCAGAATTTGAACAAACAGGACCACACCAAGAACGCCAAATGGATAGGCAATACCGTATCCAACTGATGCAATTGGGTCATTTGTTGCCTGCAAGGCTGCTGCGAGTCCGGGGGTACTGGTCAGTGCACCTGTCATAATTCCGATTCCGAGTGCCGGCGTAAGGTCAAACGCTTTTGTAACAAAGATTGTTACAATTGCACCTGTAAGGACAATAAAAAGCCCCAGAATCCCAAATACCACTCCGCTGGTCCTCATCATCCTGAAAAAGCGCGGGCCCGCCTGAAGTCCAACAGCAACTATGAATAAACTAAGTCCCAGCTGCTGGATAGTTTCATTTATTTGATAGCCAAAATGGCCGAATATCATCGCTACAAAAAGGACGCCCGATGTCCCAAGGCTTAAGCCTTTGACGCTCAGCTTACCAAGTACCGAACCGAGGAACAGGATCAAAAACAATAAAAACAGCTGTTCGTCGAGCAAAGGTGTCAGAAAATCCATTTATAGTATCCTCCGTATAGAACGCATTTTACAATTTCAACTTTCCAATTCTATCATGTTTTAATTTATTGTCTATCGTCCGGTAGAAAAGTTCATCGGAATGTAAAAACTCTCTGCCTTTTTATGGTGTACCCGTTTTCAAGCAGTAGGAGATGCCTGCTACGAAGGTTTTGAACTTATTCCAGGGTGAGTTTGGCATTCTTCATGGCGATGCGAGTCCCATATAATCTTTTATGAATTTACGAAGCATTATTCTTGAAAGTGCACTTAACTCGGGTTAATTTAGTACTATTTCTCTAGTGATACTCAGAGACTCACTAGTCATGTTGCTTGAAAAACTAGCAGTACTCTGAGTAGTACTAAAAGTGCTATCTGTTTAAGCTAGTACTTTATTGCTGAATGAATATATTATTTGGTCGTTTTTCTCTAGTAATACTCAGAGACTCACTAGTCATCTCGCTTGAAAAACTAGTAGTACTCTGAGTAGTACTAAAAGTACTATCTGTTTAAGCTAGTACTTTATTGCTGAATGAATATATTATTTGGTCGTTTTTCTCTAGTAATACTCAGAGACTCACTAGTCATCTCGCTTGAAAAACTAGTAGTACTCCGAGTAGTACTAAAAGTACTATCTGTTTAAGCTAGCACTTTATTGCTCAATGAAATATTATTTGGTCGTTTTTCTCTAGTAATACTCAGAGACTCACTAGTCATCTCACAAGAAAAACTAGTAGTACTATGAGGCGCACTAAAAGTGCTGTATGCTAAAACCCCGCTATACAAAATGAACTTAAATAGTTACCACCGCAAAATAGAAAAAGAACCAGGCTTACAACCTGGCTCTCCAATAGGTTCAATTAATTATCTCACTTCACTGTCCATTCCAAGCGGACAAATTTGTAGATTTGTCCACAAGAGGGGTCTGACCCCTTTTTAACCCTTTTTACTCTGCCCTAGCAAATTCTGCTGCTGAGGTAGCCTTGTTTGTGGCGGGTGCAGGGTGGGCATTTTTGTTGTTCTTTGTGGAGGGTTTGGAAGGTTTTGGTGCAGGTGGTGCAGGTTTTCTGGTGGACGTCTAGGGTTTCTGAGGATGCTATGGAGGCTTTGCCCCTAATTTCGAGCGCCTTTTCCGGACAGCTGTCGGCGCAGAGTCCACAGGAGGAGCAGGTCTGGGCAGTTACCGTAAACCCCGCTTCCCCTATGCTGAAACAATGCTTTGGGCAAAGAACCTCACATGTTTTACAAAGTGTGCAGCGTTCGGCGTCAACCTGTACCTCGTAAAACTGGTAGTCCGGATAATAAGGAGCAAGCTCCAGCCTGTCATGGTTGAAACGCCAATTTGCCGGAGTAACATCCTTCACCAGTTTCTTAGTTTCTTCCCCCCAAAACGTGAACAACTGCCTGCGCGAAAGTGTTTCCTCCCCGGCATTCAGCTTTTGAACTTCCAGTACTCGGTATGGTTCAAGCCCAATGCAATCCAGGATTTC is drawn from Bacillus sp. FJAT-18017 and contains these coding sequences:
- a CDS encoding M20/M25/M40 family metallo-hydrolase, with translation MEQPLLEKLKQKTSEKVTAALGVLTEYLKLPSISAQNFGIPETVDYVARMIEEAGGEVRILNDLGGNPVVYAFFAAGEFGDTGKTLLFYNHYDVQPPEPLDEWKSDPFIPIIENDALLRGVADNKGDLVARLTAIKVLKEMGGLPCNVKFLIEGEEEIGSPNLEPYLKKYKELFAADACIWEFGGKDEAERINTVAGIKGMAYLELTCEGADIDMHSSVGAYVDNAAWRLVQALATLRNEQNEILVDGFFDGIMPPTEEEINAVKSLPFDEQATQRLYGLKRPLITAAKGKDPREAMVFNPTMTICGIVSGYTGEGSKTVLPKLAKAKLDCRLVPGQDPDHIVACVKRHLVENGFGDVEVTSLNGQKAYRSDFNHPFVKHVMKTANEVYEAGCVLAPNSAGTGPMYIFGEELRLPIISTGVGWVKSRAHAPNESIRLADFEQGIVIWHTC
- a CDS encoding class I SAM-dependent methyltransferase, with product MEDKQKWNEKYEEKLKEVRMPVPNDRLALLASYLKGGAALDLACGLGGNSLYLARLGYRVSAIDLSDTAIQYVQEQAKSYMLPIHAEVFDLTEYESLPFDEDSFELAVITNYLDRSLFPYVKSWVKKGGFVFIETFFNSPELQSQRMSKKFCLSSNELLEEFKGWKVLSFEENEHEGRQMIFCQK
- a CDS encoding aspartate:alanine exchanger family transporter → MDFLTPLLDEQLFLLFLILFLGSVLGKLSVKGLSLGTSGVLFVAMIFGHFGYQINETIQQLGLSLFIVAVGLQAGPRFFRMMRTSGVVFGILGLFIVLTGAIVTIFVTKAFDLTPALGIGIMTGALTSTPGLAAALQATNDPIASVGYGIAYPFGVLGVVLFVQILPKLLKTDLKKDLEATSGPIRNEESPEVITIKVTNPSLNKMTLKELHFNQQFNQYNSVVISRVIRGDRNIIALGDTVILNGDHLVAVGLKEDVEKLCSQIGVKAETQFENHDHIVPRKITVGAEEMIGKTLRELELRRKYGVTVTRIERGGFEYNQSPKWRMERGDVLLAVSSEDRLNDVEKLFSGKNLTVTNVHILSLSLILLIGILAGMAPINIPWLGTITLGVAGGPLFIALIIGHFGKIGPIRARYFQPSNQVIGDIGLVLFLAGAGTTAGQGVVEVVMEEGFGLLFGGALITIIPMIVGYFLSRRLFKLSIIHSIGAICGGMTSTPGLGAASQLMESDDPAIAYAAAYPFALIFIAIIAQVLIFFL
- a CDS encoding DUF2628 domain-containing protein — encoded protein: MYCTSCGMYLTAHEKVCSNCGKSIYERPKQRFVPPADIEYEKGFLLKSQREECFIGENYEYYHSQWNHLEDRESKLSWNWAAFLFGPVWFGFRKMPAPVLAIMGMLVGLDILAYLSDYQHPYGRVFTVLILTLGLSLWILMGLLGNYIYFKYAETRFSQMNRSSMTPLEKREWLKAKGNTSWAGAFLALVLYLLYLSVTIYISI
- a CDS encoding AAA family ATPase; the encoded protein is MKLEWESQYIRKIQLKEEEAVGQDRYPFTLPIIRNFKGITFDSCVTYIVGENGMGKSTLLEGIAVAYGFNPEGGTMNFNFSNYDSHSDLHNYLRLVKGPYRPTDNFFFRAETFYNLATNIDQIDAVGSYGGTSLHEMSHGESFFAAFNERFQGQGLYILDEPEAALSPLRQMSLLARIDDLVHEGSQFIISTHSPIIMAYPGAKIIEITEAGINVTTLEETSHYSIMKQFFEDRERLLRHLLK
- a CDS encoding BC1872 family protein produces the protein MNKTEAIARRILGWKLNRWDRWFDFENRKFIPVSDFQPDKNLDHAMLIVKKLEQFGYTFTKSGDSEVRFNHVGGAGANLAEAITDAAYSIADTSSLPDGWV
- a CDS encoding GrpB family protein is translated as MELGLKKDEVRLAEYTPEWADEFQKVREEICLKTGLSTDRIEHIGSTAILGMPAKPIIDLLVGIDDLKALDKQIISSLKECGFLRLKVERPGEIVFAKYTDTTYEVKTHFIHMVDYQQDLWKDLTFFRDYLNANETARQQYLTIKLAYLENGSTGINEYTAFKEEFVRGIFKNRQEK
- a CDS encoding 4Fe-4S dicluster domain-containing protein encodes the protein MSIVGSWLESLDFQYKISEACVRKKSKRASCTNCLEACPVEGAIRLEERNPVLDSEKCKECGSCMSACPVQAVEGVFPKRYVRGKELVADNSSIPSVSELLIYHAKGLESILPAEEALNDLWQKRMDEANEILDCIGLEPYRVLEVQKLNAGEETLSRRQLFTFWGEETKKLVKDVTPANWRFNHDRLELAPYYPDYQFYEVQVDAERCTLCKTCEVLCPKHCFSIGEAGFTVTAQTCSSCGLCADSCPEKALEIRGKASIASSETLDVHQKTCTTCTKTFQTLHKEQQKCPPCTRHKQGYLSSRIC
- a CDS encoding SCP2 sterol-binding domain-containing protein encodes the protein MNLFETLREIENEVNQNPNPILGINTVYQFDISGDEEGTYQLHFKEGQAKVVKGSESPADCTLSMSFDSFRKFLAGKLNGTMAFMTGKLKIKGDMTKAIKLETILQQYKLDV
- a CDS encoding S8 family peptidase; this encodes MKKRTKFGLALLALSMGLSLFAAGASGQGPEGASKETYRVVIKGASSEMAKAKQSYKPRWDFGAEGFTTEVNEKQYQALLKNKNLKIEQVQEVALDSRENPAVKKDVAANAITSLPSDRTPWGIQAIYNDPYVTATSGGSGIKVAVLDTGVYTNHYDLRGQAEQCKDFTQTSSPIVNGTCTDRNGHGTHVAGTVLADGADDGYGVYGVAPQAKLWAYKVLTDSGSGYSDDIAGAIRHVADQATATGSKVVINMSLGSSGKDTMIASAVDYAYSKNVLVVAAAGNSGYAANTIGYPGALVNAVAVAALENVQQNGTYRVANFSSRGNPNTDGDYIIQEKDVEISAPGAAIESTWYDGNYNTISGTSMATPHVAGLAAKIWSSNLSYTNKTLRTELQRRAKLYDINGGYGAATGDDYASGFGFARVK